The proteins below come from a single Clarias gariepinus isolate MV-2021 ecotype Netherlands chromosome 17, CGAR_prim_01v2, whole genome shotgun sequence genomic window:
- the letm2 gene encoding LETM1 domain-containing protein LETM2, mitochondrial, which produces MAVFSSQVLLAVTRSRGSYLLSKRPPCSPLSSSCIRYHIATLELSSYSAPRPLYLHISPTTSPQTFYTPARTLHSSCTWLQEVKSTPSNGEDVKGDVVPEPIKAVARKSLGQRVLDELKHYYHGFRLLGIDTKIAARMVWRLLHGQQLTRRERRRLMRTCADLFRLVPFMVFIIVPFMEFLLPVFLKLFPEMLPSTFETESKKEEKQKKGLAAKLELAKFLQETIAEMARRNKAAVGGDETQQFSTYVQQVRHTGEQPTTKDIVKFSKLFEDELTLEHLERPQLVALCKLLELQPIGTNNLLRFQLMLQLRNIRVDDEMISKEGVSAMTVTELQAACRSRGMRSLGLSTDQLRLQLQQWLDLHLKENVPPSLLLLSRAMYLTDLIPKAPVIPPVPKLEKSPVESEAKSVSSPVEMLIDSAPVIKDKKAEELADKQRELEMPSPEAQLIHAKGAELAQKSKISANGL; this is translated from the exons GGGATCGTACTTGCTCTCCAAACGACCACCCTGCTCCCCTCTCTCGTCGTCCTGCATCCGGTATCACATCGCAACGTTGGAGCTCTCGTCCTACAGTGCCCCCAGACCCCTCTATCTTCACATCTCACCCACCACCAGCCCACAGACCTTCTACACCCCCGCTCGGACCCTTCACTCCTCCTGCACATGGCTCCAGGAAGTAAAGAGCACGCCCTCTAATGGTGAAGATGTGAAGGGTGACGTTGTTCCAGAACCCATCAAAGCAGTTGCTCGTAAGTCTCTGGGCCAGAGAGTGCTGGATGAGCTGAAGCATTACTACCACGGCTTCCGGCTGCTGGGAATCGACACGAAGATCGCCGCGCGCATGGTGTGGAGGCTGCTGCATGGACAACAGCTCACACGTAGGGAGCGGAGGCGG CTGATGAGGACGTGTGCGGATCTGTTCCGGCTTGTCCCTTTCATGGTATTCATCATTGTCCCCTTCATGGAGTTCCTGCTTCCTGTTTTCCTAAAGCTCTTCCCTGAAATGCTGCCCTCTACTTTCGAAACGGAGTCCAAGAAG gaggagaagcagaagaagggACTCGCGGCTAAACTGGAGTTGGCAAAGTTTCTGCAGGAGACGATCGCTGAGATGGCCCGCAGGAACAAAGCAGCTGTGGGAGGAGACGAGACGCAGCAGTTCTCAACTTATGTCCAGCAG GTGAGACACACGGGTGAGCAGCCCACCACGAAAGACATTGTGAAATTCTCCAAGCTTTTCGAGGACGAATTGACGCTGGAGCATTTGGAGCGCCCCCAGCTGGTGGCTCTGTGTAAGCTGCTGGAGCTGCAGCCCATCGGCACCAACAACCTCCTGCGCTTTCAGCTCATGCTACAGCTGCGCAACATCAGAGTCGACGACGAG ATGATCTCTAAGGAAGGAGTCTCAGCAATGACCGTAACGGAGCTTCAGGCTGCGTGTAGGAGTCGAGGGATGAGGTCACTCGGTCTCTCGACAGATCAGCTACGGCTACAACTCCAACAG TGGCTTGATCTTCACTTGAAGGAAAATGTCCCTCCATCTTTGCTGCTGCTTTCCAGAGCCATGTACCTGACGGACCTCATACCAAAAGCACCTGTTATTCCTCCCGTGCCCAAACTGGAG aaGTCTCCTGTTGAGAGTGAAGCAAAGTCCGTTTCCTCTCCTGTGGAAATGCTGATTGACTCCGCCCCCGTCATCAAGGACAAGAAG GCAGAGGAACTGGCAGATAAACAGCGTGAGTTGGAAATGCCATCTCCAGAAGCTCAGTTAATCCAt gCGAAAGGAGCAGAACTGGCGCAGAAATCCAAGATCAGTGCTAATGGACTTTAA